The genomic interval TGGTCACACCTGAGGGACACGAgcttggagcagctggggagggaattttggggtgatccTGGGGATGATCCCAAGGATTTTGAGGTCCCTGGGGGTTCTCCTAGGaaatttggggtccctggggtctTCCCAGGAATTTCGGGGTGCTGACCCCCCCGTCACCCCCTCCTCAGGGAGGCCAAGGTGTGTTTGGGGCATGGTCACACCTGAGGGACATGAGCTcggagcagctggggaggggattttggggtccttgggggtttcccagggattttggggtccctgggggttcTCCTAGGaaatttggggtccctggggtcttcccaggaattttggggtgctgaCCCCCCCGTGACCCCGTCCCCAGGGAGGCCAAGGTGTGTTTGGTGCATCGTCACACCTGAGGGACACGAgcttggagcagctggggaggggattttggggtctttggGGGTTTCCCAGGAAATTTGGGGTCCCAAGGAGTTTTCCTAGGaaatttggggtccctggggtcttcccaggagttttggggtgctgaCCCCCCCGtgaccccctccccagggaggcCAAGGTGTGCGTGGTGCACGGCTCGGACCTGAAGGACGTGAgcttggagcagctggggaagggattttggggtgatccTGGGGGCTctcccaggaattttggggtccctgggtgtttttcctggaaatttcagGGTGCTGACCCCCCCATGACCCCCCCAGGGAGGCCAAGGTGTGTTTGGGGCATGGTCACACCTGAGGGACATGAGCTCGGAGCAACtagggaggggattttggggtgatccTGGGGGTTctcccaggaattttggggtccctggggtcttcccaggagttttggggtgctgaCCCCCCCGtgaccccctccccagggaggcCAAGGCGTGCGTGGTGCATGGTCACACCTGAAGGACGTGAGCTcggagcagctggggaggggattttggggtaatcCTGGGGGTGatcccagggattttgggatcctGTGGGGTTTTCCCAGGAATTTCGGGGTCCCAGGGtgtttttcctggaaatttcgGGGTGCTGACCCCCCCGtgaccccctccccagggaggcCAAGGCGTGCGTGGTGCACGACTCGGACCTGAgcttggagcagctgggaggagattttgggggtcctggaggttctcccaggaattttggggtcccagagggttttcccaagaaaatttggggtccctgggattTTCCCAGGAATTTCGGGGTGCTGAGCCCCCCGTGACCCCCTCTCCAGGGAGGCCAAGGCGTGCGTGGTGCACGGCTCGGACCTGAAGGACATGAGCTCGGAGCAGCTGGACGAGATCCTGCGCAACCACACCGAGATCGTCTTCGCCCGCACGTCCCCCCAGCAGAAGCTGATCATCGTCGAGGGCTGCCAGCGGCAGGTGACACcgccctgtccctgccacccgCGCCACcgctgtcacctgtgtcacctcatcccagtgtccccaaagcccGCAATTCCTACGGTGTCCCCAAGTGTCTCCAAAGCCACCAACTCCTCCGGTATCCCCAGTGCTCTCCATATTCCCAaggtccccagtgtccccaatgtccccagtgtccccaaagccaccaatgtccccagtatccccagtgtCACAAATgttccccaatgtccccaatgcccccaatggTCCCAtcatccccaatgtccccaaagcccccaaagccCTCAATggccccaatgtccccaatatccctaatgcccccagtgtccccaatgtccccaaagccCTCAATggccccaatgtccccaatatccccagtgtccccaatatccccaatgcccccagtgtccccaatgtccccaaagtccccaaagCCCTCAATGGCCCCAATATCCCCaatatccccaatgtccccaatgtccccaaagcccccaaagccCTCAATggccccaatgtccccaacgtcctcaatgtccccaatgtccccaatgtccccagtgtccccaaagcccccaacgtcctcaatgtccccaatgtccccaacgtccccgtgtccccagggtgccaTCGTGGCGGTGACGGGTGACGGGGTGAACGACTCGCCGGCCCTGAAGAAGGCGGACATCGGGATCGCCATGGGCATCGCGGGCTCGGACGTGTCCAAGCAGGCAGCAGACATGATCCTGCTGGATGACAACTTCGCCTCCATCGTCACCGGCGTGGAGGAAGgtcagggacagccacagggctttggggacatcggggacgTGGGGGGTATTGGGGAATTGGGGGGCAttagggacattggggacattggggacattggggatattGGGGTGGTTGGGGAtattgggggcattggggacattgggggtgttcaggactttggggacactgggggcattggggacggtcgggacatggggggacattggggaatttggggacattggggacattggggacccTGGGGATATTGGGGGAGTTGGGGATATTGGGGGCATTAGGGACATTGGGGGTGTTCAggactttggggacattggggacattggggacggtagggacattgggggtgttcaggactttggggacactgggggcattggggacggtcgggacatggggggacattggggaatttggggacattggggacattggggacactggggatatTGGGGGAGTTGGGGATATTGGGGGCATTAGGGACATTGGGGGTGTTCAggactttggggacattggggacattggggacggtcgggacatggggggacattggggaatttggggacattggggacattggggacactggggatatCGGGGGAGTTGGGGATATTGAGGGCATTAGGGACATTGGGGGTGTTCAggactttggggacattggggacattggggacggtcgggacatggggggacattggggaatttggggacattgggggcattggggacattgggggtgtTCGGAATTTTGGGGACACTCAGGAAATTGGGGACGCTTGGGACAtggagggacattggggacattgggttATTGGGGGTATTGGGGATattgggggtgttggggactttgggggcgttggggactttggggacattggggacaccagggacgCTCGGGGCATTGGGGATATAGGGGACATTTGGGATATTGAAAGCATTAGGGACATTGGGAGCattggggatattggggacatttggggactttggggacattgggagtATTGGGAGtgttggggacaccaggggcaTTGAGAGCATTGGGGCCATTTGAGgtatggggacactggggaccttggggacatttgTGGGTgtttgggatattgggatattggggacactgggggcattgggagcactggggacatctggggacatgtGGGGACACCGCTGTCCCCTGGCAGGCCGCCTGATCTTTGACAACCTGAAGAAGTCGATCGCCTACACCCTGACCAGCAACATCCCCGAGATCACCCCGTTCCTGCTCTTCATCATCGCCAACATCCCGCTGCCCCTGGGCACTGTCACCATCCTCTGCATCGACCTGGGCACCGACATGGTGAGGGCACCCCAAATCCGCCAAAATCCATCctaaatccatcccaaatccaccccaaatccaccccaaatccatcccaaatccgccaaaatccaccccaaatccatcccacatccatcccaaatccatcccaaatccatcccaaatcccgcTGCCCCTGGGCACCGTCACCATCCTCTGCATCGACCTGGGCACCGACATGGTGagggcaccccaaatccaccaaaATCCATCCCACATCCATCCCAAATctaccccaaatccatcccaaatccatcccaaatccatcccaaatccatcccaaatccgccaaaatccaccccaaatccatcccaaatccatcccaaatccatcccaaatccatcccaaatccatcccacatccatcccaaatccatcccaaatccatcccaaatccacccaaaatccaccccaaatccatcctaaatccatcccaaatccatcccaaatccaccccaaatccatcccacacccaccccaaatcccactgccCCTGGGCACCGTCACCATCATCTGCATCGACCTGGGCACCAACATGGTGAGGGCACCCCAAATCcgccaaaatccaccccaaatccaccccaaatccaccccaaatccatcccaaatcccgcTGCCCCTGGGCATTGTCACCATCCTCTGCATCGACCTGGGCACTGACATGGTGagggcaccccaaatccacccaaatccaccccaaatccatcccacatccatcccaaacccatcccaaatccatctcaaacccatcccaaatccaccccaaatccatcccaaatccatcccacatccatcccaaatccacccaaaatccatccctcatccaccccaaatccatcccaaatccatcccaaatccacccaaatccatcccaaatccaccccaaatccatcccaaatccaccccaaatccaccccaaatccaccccaaatccaccccaaatccagccccaaatccagccccaaatctaccccaaatccaccccaaatccatcccaaatccatcccaaacccatcccaaatccatcccaaatccatcccaaatccaccccaaatccatcccaaatccatcccaaatccatcccacaTCCATCCCACATCCATCCCAAAtcaaccccaaatccatcccaaatccaccccaaatccatcccaaatccaccccaaatccaccccaaatccaccccaaatccaccccaaatccatcccaaatccatcccaaatccatcccaaatccacccaaaatccatcccaaatccaccccaaattcccctgggaccccaaatcccgccatgaccccaaatccatctcAAATCCTCCTGGAGACTCCAAATccaccccagagaccccagaccctcctgtccctgggcactgccaccatCCCATGACGTGGGACAGTGGGTGACACCGGGTGACACCGCTGTCCCCTCAGGTCCCCGCCATCTCCCTGGCCTACGAGGCGGCCGAGAGCGACATCATGAAACGGCAACCGCGGAACCCCCGCAGCGACAAGCTGGTCAACGAGCGGCTCATCAGCATGGCCTACGGCCAGATCGGTCAGTGGTCACtctctggggtcactcagggtcactcggggtcactcaggggtcactcagagcCATCAGCATGGCCTACGGCCAGATCGGTCAGTGGTCACTCTCTggggtcactcggggtcactcagggtcactcaggggtcactcaggggtcactcagagcCATCAGCATGGCCTACAGCCAGATCGGTCAGTGGTCACtctctggggtcactcagggtcactcaggggtcactcaggggtcactcaggggtcactcagagcCATCAGCATGGCCTACGGCCAGATCGGTCAGTGGTCACTCTCTGGGGTCACTtggggtcactcagaggtcactcaggggtcaaTCAGAGCCATCAGCATGGCCTACGGCCAGATcggtcagtggtcactcactggggtcactcagggtcactcagggtcactcggggtcactcaggggtcactcagagcCATCAGCATGGCCTACGGCCAGATCGGTCAGTGGTCACtctctggggtcactcagggtcactcaggggtcactcaggggtcactcagagcCATCAGCATGGCCTACGGCCAGATcggtcagtggtcactcactggggtcactcggggtcactcagggtcactcaggggtcactcagagcCATCAGCATGGCCTACGGTCAGATCGGTCAGTGGTCACTCTCTggggtcactcggggtcactcggggtcactcagaggtcactcaggggtcacttgGGGTCATTCaggggtcactcggggtcagtcaggggtcactcaggggtcactcagagcCATCAGCATGGCCTACGGCCAGATCGGTCAGTGGTCACtctctggggtcactcagggtcactcagggtcactcaggggtcactcagggtcactcagagcCATCAGCATGGCGTACGGCCCGATCGGTCAGTGAGAGATCTAACatgatcccaaatcctgtgGCTCTGATCCCCATCCCGATCCCAATCCTGATCACCATTCCATGGTTGTGATCccgatcctgatcccaatcccaatcccaatcccacagGGATGATCCAGGCTCTCAGTGGGTTCTTCACACACTTAGTGATCCAATCCCATGTTTTTTATCCAATCCCATGGctctgatcccaatcccaatcctgatcccgatcctgatcccaatcccatgCCTctgatcccgatcccgatcccgatcccacAGGGATGATCCAGGCTCTCAGTGGGTTCTTCACACACTTAGTGATCcaatcccatggtttttaactcaATCCCATGGCTCTAATCCCAATCccgatcctgatcccaatcccgatcccaatcccaagGCTCTGATCCCAATTCCgatcccgatcccaatcccacaGGGATGAtccaggctctgggcaggttCTTCACACACTTAGTGATCCAATCCCAAGTTTTTTATCCCAATCCCGTGGCtctgatcccaatcccgatcccaatcccaatcccatggctctgatcccgatcccgatcccaatcccaatcccatggctctgatcccgatcccgatcccaatcccaatcccatggCTCTGATCCCGATCCCACAGGGATGATCCAGGCTCTGGGTGGGTTCTTCACACACTCAGTGATCCAATCCCATGGTTTTTATCCCAATCCCATGGctctgatcccaatcccatggCTCTGATCCCGATCCCTATCCCGATCCCACAGGGATGATCCAGGCTCTGGGTGGGTTCTTCACCTACTTCGTGATCCTGGCGGAGAACGGGTTCCTGCCGGGGACGCTGCTCGGGATCCGCCTGGCCTGGGACGATCGCTCCAAGAACGACCTGGAGGATTCCTACGGGCAGGAGTGGGTAAGGGACCCTACACACCCCTTACACACCCCTTACACACCACTTACACACCAGTTACACACCAGTTACACACCAGTTACACACCCATAACACCCCTGGGACGATCGCTCCAAGAACGACCTGGAGGATTCCTATGGGCAGGAGTGGGTGAGGGATCTACACTGACCCTACACACCCCTTACACACTGGTTACACACCAGTTACACACCCCTTACACACCAGTTACACACCGGTTACACACCAGTTACACACCCATAACACCCCTTACACTCTGCTCCAAGAACGACCTGGAGGATTCCTACGGGCAGGAGTGGGTGAGGGATCTACACTGACCCTACACACTGGTTACACACCCCTTACACAGCGGTTACACACCAGTTACACACCGGTTACACACCAGTTACACACCAGTTACACACCCATAACACCCCTGGGACGATCGCTCCAAGAATGACCTGGAGGATTCCTACGGGCAGGAGTGGGTGAGGGATCTACACTGACCCTACACACCCCTTACACACTGGTTACACACCAGTTACACACCCCTTACACACCAGTTACACACCAGTTACACACCAGTTACACACCCATAACACCCCTTACACTCTGCTCCAAGAACGACCTGGAGGATTCCTACGGGCAGGAGTGGGTGAGGGACCTACACTGACCCTACACACCAGTTACACACCCCTTACACACCAGTTACACACCAGTTACACACCTACTTCCATCCCATTTCCACACCCATTTCCACCCCCTTTCTGCCTCGTTTCCACCCCCTCTCTCCCGTTCACTCACGGTTTCCCGGTTTCCTCCCCGGTTTCCCCCGTTCTTCACTCCTGGtttcctccctgctttcccagTTGTTCACTCACAGTTTCCTCCCCGgtttcctcccagtttccccGTTTTTCACTCTGGTTTCCCCATTGTTCATTCCTGGTTTCCTCCTGCTTTCCTACCAGCTTCCACCATTGTTCACTCCCAgtttcctcccagtttcctcccagtttcccGGTTTCTCACTCTggtttcccccatttttccctccccGGTTTCCTCCCGGTTTCCCGGTTTTTCTCTCTggtttcccccatttttccctccccagtTTCCTCCTGGTTTCCCGGTTTCTCACTCTGGTTTCCCCATTGTTCATTCCTGGTTTCCTCCTGCTTTCCTACCAGTTTCCCCCGTTGTTCACTCCCAgtttcctcccagtttcctcccagtttcctggttttcactctgttttcccccgtttttcccTCCCCGGTTTCCTCCCGGTTTCCCAGTTTTTCactgttttcccccatttttccctcccagtTTCCTCCCGGTTTCCCCGTTTTTCACCCTGGTTTCCCTATTGTTCATTCCTGGtttcctcctgctttcctcccagtttcccccGTTGTTCACTCCCAgtttcctcccagtttcctcccagtttcctgttttttcactctcttttcccccgtttttcccTCCCCGGTTTCCTCCCGGTTTCCCGGTTTCTCACTCTggtttcccccatttttccctccccagtttcctcccagtttcccGGTTTCTCACTCTGgtttccctcatttttccctcCCCGGTTTCCTCCCAATTTCCCGGTTTCTCTCTggtttcccccatttttccctccctggTTTCCCGGTTTCTCActctctttttccccatttttccctccccGGTTTCCTCCCGGTTTCCCGGTTTCTCACTCTggtttcccccatttttccctccccGGTTTCCTCCAGATTTCCCGGTTTCTCTCTCTggtttcccccatttttccctccctgaTTTCCTCCCAATTTCCCGGTTTCTCACTCTggtttcccccatttttccctccccGGTTTCCTGGTTTCTCACTCTggtttcccccatttttccctccccGGTTTCCCGGTTTCTCACTCTggtttcccccatttttccctccccGGTTTCCTCCCGGTTTCCCGGTTTCTCACTCTGGtttccccgtttttccctcCCCGGTTTCCCGGTGTTTCACCGTTCCCGTCCCCGCAGACGTACGAGCAGCGCAAGGTGGTGGAGTTCACGTGCCACACGGCGTTCTTCGCCAGCATCGTCGTGGTGCAGTGGGCGGATCTCATCATCTGCAAGACCCGCCGCAACTCCGTCTTCCAGCAGGGCATGAAGTGCgacaaaacaccccaaaaacgccccaaaaccctcccaaaaataccccagaacctccccaaaaatcccacccaaaatgagaaaaattccctcaaaatccaCCTCAACTCTGTCTTCCAGCAGGGCATGAAGTGCgacaaaacaccccaaaaacgccccaaaacccccccaaaaataccccaaagccaccccaaaaaGATCCCAAAATCTCATACAAAACCAGCCAGAATTcctccaaaatccaccccaactCTGTCTTCCAGCAGGGCATGAAGTGAGACTAAACACCCCAAAGAcgccccaaaaaaccaacccaaaataccccaaaaataccccaaaattgcatccaaaaccaccccaaaattgcatccaaaacaaccccaaaatcccattcaaaacgaccccaaaatcccagccaaagccaccccaaaatcccagccaaagccaccccaaaatcccatcccaaaccatcccaaaattccacccaaaaccaccccaaaattccaccccaaaaccaccccaaaatcccacctaaaaccaccccaaaaccgtccccaaaacgccccaaaaatactccaaaaccaccccaaaaccaccccaaaaatcccaccccaaaatcccacccaaaaccaccacaaaaccGTCCTCAAAAcgccccaaaaataccccaaaacctccccaaaacctccccaaaatgaccccaaaatcccatccaaaccaccccaaaatcccacccaaaacaCTCCTGAAAtcatcccaaaatcaccccaaaatccacctcaACTCCATCTTTCAGCGGGGCATGAAGTGGgacaaaacaccccaaaaatgccccaaattaccccaaaatcaccccaaaatccacctcaACTCCATCTTTCAGCAGGGCATGAAGTGTGCCAAAACACTCCATAAAGAGCCCAAAACCACCTGAAAATCctgcccaaaaaaacccaaaatcctacccaaaacccacctgaaattatcccaaaatccTACCTTgaactcaccccaaaaccacccaaaaaccaccccaaaaacactccaaaacaaccccaaaatctcaccccaaaactaccccaaaatctcaccccaaaatcacctacaaaccaccccaaaatctcaccccaaaaacaccccaaaaacacctacaaaccaccccaaaatctcaccccaaaatcacctacaaatcaccccaaaacacccaaaaaacacaccaaaccaccccaaaatctcaccccaaaaccaccccaaaatcacctacaaatcaccccaaaatctcaccccaaaacaccccaaaaccaccccaaaaccaccccaaaatctcaccccaaaaccaccccaaaaacaccaacAAATCGCCCCAAAATCTCACCCCAAAACTACCCCCaagccaccccaaaaacacctacaaaccaccccaaaatctcaccccaaaactaccccaaaaacaccccaaaaacacctacaaatcaccccaaaatctcaccccaaaatctcaccccaaaaacaccccaaaaccaccccaaaatctcaccCCAAAACtatcccaaaaccaccccaaaac from Haemorhous mexicanus isolate bHaeMex1 chromosome 31, bHaeMex1.pri, whole genome shotgun sequence carries:
- the LOC132340308 gene encoding sodium/potassium-transporting ATPase subunit alpha-2 isoform X2; the encoded protein is MSMIDPPRAAVPDAVGKCRSAGIKVIMVTGDHPITAKAIAKGVGIISEGNETVEDIAARLNIPVSQVNPREAKACVVHGSDLKDMSSEQLDEILRNHTEIVFARTSPQQKLIIVEGCQRQGAIVAVTGDGVNDSPALKKADIGIAMGIAGSDVSKQAADMILLDDNFASIVTGVEEGRLIFDNLKKSIAYTLTSNIPEITPFLLFIIANIPLPLGTVTILCIDLGTDMVPAISLAYEAAESDIMKRQPRNPRSDKLVNERLISMAYGQIGMIQALGGFFTYFVILAENGFLPGTLLGIRLAWDDRSKNDLEDSYGQEWTYEQRKVVEFTCHTAFFASIVVVQWADLIICKTRRNSVFQQGMKNKILIFGLLEETALAAFLSYCPGMGVALRMYPLKVTWWFCAFPYSLLIFAYDEVRKLILRRYPGGWVEKETYY
- the LOC132340308 gene encoding sodium/potassium-transporting ATPase subunit alpha-2 isoform X3; the protein is MSSEQLDEILRNHTEIVFARTSPQQKLIIVEGCQRQGAIVAVTGDGVNDSPALKKADIGIAMGIAGSDVSKQAADMILLDDNFASIVTGVEEGRLIFDNLKKSIAYTLTSNIPEITPFLLFIIANIPLPLGTVTILCIDLGTDMVPAISLAYEAAESDIMKRQPRNPRSDKLVNERLISMAYGQIGMIQALGGFFTYFVILAENGFLPGTLLGIRLAWDDRSKNDLEDSYGQEWTYEQRKVVEFTCHTAFFASIVVVQWADLIICKTRRNSVFQQGMKNKILIFGLLEETALAAFLSYCPGMGVALRMYPLKVTWWFCAFPYSLLIFAYDEVRKLILRRYPGGWVEKETYY
- the LOC132340308 gene encoding sodium/potassium-transporting ATPase subunit alpha-2 isoform X4 encodes the protein MVPAISLAYEAAESDIMKRQPRNPRSDKLVNERLISMAYGQIGMIQALGGFFTYFVILAENGFLPGTLLGIRLAWDDRSKNDLEDSYGQEWTYEQRKVVEFTCHTAFFASIVVVQWADLIICKTRRNSVFQQGMKNKILIFGLLEETALAAFLSYCPGMGVALRMYPLKVTWWFCAFPYSLLIFAYDEVRKLILRRYPGGWVEKETYY
- the LOC132340308 gene encoding sodium/potassium-transporting ATPase subunit alpha-2 isoform X5, which encodes MAYGQIGMIQALGGFFTYFVILAENGFLPGTLLGIRLAWDDRSKNDLEDSYGQEWTYEQRKVVEFTCHTAFFASIVVVQWADLIICKTRRNSVFQQGMKNKILIFGLLEETALAAFLSYCPGMGVALRMYPLKVTWWFCAFPYSLLIFAYDEVRKLILRRYPGGWVEKETYY